The genomic segment CGAGGAATCAGCAAATTGGATAGCTGAGAATACTTCCAGGGATTCAGTTATAGTAACCGAATGGAGTTATGGTCACTTCTATACATCTGAAGCAGATAGGCCTGTTCTATATGACGGCAGACTGGCCTACATTGAGACATTACCAGCCAGGAATTTGTGGTATGGACCATCCATTGACCCGAGGATACCCTTAACTGCAAGGGACTACTGGATCAGCAGGGCCCTCTCATCTGGCAACACGACGCTATCTGTGAATATACTGAGGATGCTTTCCAACTCCGGTGATGAGGCATACCTTCTCATTGAGAACTATACAGGCGACAGCGTAAGGTCCCTCAAAATAATGAGGGAGATTCTTTCCCTCAACAGATCTCAGGCCAGAGAGTTACTGGTGAAGAAATACAGTTTTCATGAGGAGGAGGCACTCAGGGTAGTCAGCAGGACCCATCCTCTCAATTCACGCGAAATAGTCATGGTGATTCCGGATCAGATGATCAGCGAGGTGGCTGTCAGAGTGGATAGAAATTGCACACTTTCAGAGGATATATTCTCCAGGATATGGGTTAGAGGAAACCACATTGAGGAGGAGATCATCAATCCTTCAGGAAAAAGATCACTAGTGGAGATGGATGGTGGAATGTACCTCATGAATAGAAAATACAGGAACTCACTGCTCTTAAGGCTTTTGCTGGGAGTTCATGATGACAGGTTCATGCTGGTTTATGAAAATCCAGAAATAAAGGTTTATGTACTCCAGAATTCTTGAAAAGGCTCAATCAGAGTTGTTGATCGTGGTGTCACGGGCGGTATTTATTGAATACCATTCAGCGTTTATCTGGGCCTCTTCCTCGATCAACAATTCAATCGACTCTTAGATTCCTGCGCCTGTCTGGACGTTTTCCCTGACGTTGTTTATGTCCTGTGCGGCGTTCAGGTTTGTCCTGCTGAAGTATGCTCTGTAGATTAGTAGTGCGACGATTGCTATTACGATTACACCACCGAAGAGCAGTATGTATTCAGCTGCGCCCTGTCCGGCTTCATCTTTCAGGAACTTCATATTTTCACACCTCCCTCTATTTAGTTTAACATACTTGTTATATTGTAACTCCATAATGATAAATGCTTGCCATAAAATAAGCAGGTGGGGGGCTGCTGTCAAGATATTAGTGATAAGGTCTGGCTACCGTGTGGCTCATGGAGCACATGAAGATCTGTATATCGGTATGGGGTCCTGAATGTATCTGCGAGTAGAAAATATGGTTTCGGCGGATTATTCTTTGTTAAATATGAAAAACGTTGGATGGAGCAGATCTTAACACAAAAACCCTCAACACAAAAAATCTGACAAAAATAAAGGCATTTAAAAAAAGGTAATTAGAGTTTGTTGATCGTGGTGTCACGGGCTGTGTTGATTACTTCGCTGATGTTTCCTGCTATTGATCCGGAGATGTTGAAAATGTAGGAGCCTACGGCTATGACTATTACCAGCAGTGCTCCTACGATCAGTATCATTTCAGCGCTTATCTGGGCCTCTTCCTCGATCAACAATTCAATCGACTCTTAGATTCCTGCGCCTGTCTGGACGTTTCCTCTTACGTTGTTTATGTCCTGTGCGGCGTTCAGGTTTGATCTGCTGAAGTATGCTCTGTAGATTAGTAGTGCGACGATTGCTATTACGATTACACCACCGAAGAGCAGTATGTATTCAGCTGCGCCCTGTCCGGCTTCATCTTTCAGGAACTTCATATTTTCACACCTCCATTTATTCACCAGTTCTGGCTTGTTCCATCTTATGTTGTTAACCACTTATAAATTTAGCGGATAACCTTTCCAGTTAAACCATTCATTTCACATCGATATAAATATATTTAAATGGTTTTGTTCATAATATCACAAAGGTGATGTGATGCCGCGGAAGTACAACATTGACAGGGTGATACTTGAAATCCTCCAGGACGGGGATCTGAGCAGGGCAGAGATTGTAGATAGGATAAGGTCCAGGATCGAGTTCAGTGTCACCGATAAGACGATAAATGAGGCCATCTTCAAGCTTCTAAAGGCCAGCAGGATAACCGTCACAGGCTATGACCTCGGCATATACAATGGTGTTGATAGGGTGCAGTCCCTTAAACCTGATGGCATAATATTTGGTCTTGTGCAGAGGGATCCCCTTGAGATGAACCTTTTAATAAGGAAACTTGAATCTGAAAACCTGCATGAATCAGAATCAGCACTTAACAAACTCAAAAAAATCTTCAGAGCTAAAACAGCCGAGATTGGAGTTGACGCAGAGGCCATATTTGGGATGATAGTAAATGAAATACTGTCCCTGGACCCTGACCAGAAACGTATAATGACACAGAAACTTGCCTATGCCCTGAGTGACGAGGATGACGCCCCTGAGCAGCTCAGGCACCTTATAACATACTTTGAGATCAGGGCAGGGAATATGTGATTATCCGCTGTTTACGCCTTCCCTGACATTGTTGAGGTCCGTGGCAACATTAAGAGGATTCGTTGTTTTTATGTACTCTGTATAGATGAGAAGGGTTGCTATCGCAATAACAATCACACCACCAAAGAGAAGTATGTACTCAGCGGCTCCCTGACCGCATTCATCAAAAACTATTATCACTGAAATCCACCCCAATTAATTTATACACCCTTTTATAAAAATCACATTATATAAACTTCACCCTAAAAAACATTATAAATGAATGCGGATAATAAAATATTAATTTAAACCTAGTAATTCCGGGAGCGGGAGGCATTCAATGATATATTTGCTGGTTACATTTGCTGGAATCTTAATGATATTTGCTGGCCTTTACTTCATGTCCCTTGGCTTTGCAACACCGCCGAATATTTTCATGTTCTTTCTGGGGCTCGTTCTATTTGTACCTGGTCTTATAATAACCCTTCTATTTGCAGGAAGAATAGACCTAGGATCTATTAAAGCTTCATCAGAGAAAAAAACCCCTAAAAAGAAGGTTAAACCTGCTAAAAGGGCTCCTGTTAAAAGACAGCCCACATTTAAAGCTCCTGAGGCTGTTGAGGGGGTTTCTGAGAAGAAGGTTGTTGGTGTTGGGCGTTCAACTTTGAAGGCTCCTGAGGCTGTTGAGGGGGCTCCAAAGAGGAGAGTTCCTTCTGTACTTAAAGAAAAACCAGAAAAGGAATCTGAAGGTTCGGAAAAGAGTATTCCTGAGACATCAGCTGGAGCCAAACCGGTCATGCCCAAAACACCTACGAAGGAATCAAGGGATATAAAACCCTCTACTGGGGGGTCATCAGCATCAGAGTCCATCGCTTCAGAGCCGTCAAGGATAGCCCCCGTCAGGAAAATCACTCCCGAAAAGACCATAAGACCCGCTCCCAAAAAGAAGTCTCCTGCAGAAGGGATTTCTAAATCCAGAACCACTGAATCATCCCGTAAAAGGCTGTTCAGCCTTCCAAAACTGAGAAAGGGTAAGGAAGATGTATCTGAAAAGGGCAAGGGTCTACCACCTAAAAAGAAAACACAGAAACCAGTAAAACCCGCCCCGGTCAGAAGAACACCCTCAAAGACAGATAACAGCTACGTGACAGAGAGGCTAAAGAAGCTCAAGCAGGAGTACATAGAAAACGTGGATGATGTTGAGGACCTCCTGGAGGACCGCCTGGATTCATTCAAGGGAGCCATAAACAGAATAAGGGCCGAGACAAGGGAACCGAGCATAATATGGTCATTTGATGCATCAGATGTGCAGGATGCAATGAGGGAAACCATAACTGCTGCTGAAGAAAGCGTTGTCCTCATGTATCCATGGATAAGGAACATAGATGTCTCGGTGCTCAAAAAATTCATGGATACAGAGAGCCGCCTCATAATACAGGAGGCCAGTCTTGATGATGAGGCCTCAGTGGAACTCATAAAGGTCTTAATGGATAATAACGTTGAGATAAGGACCATGCCCCATATACATACTGTTGCAGCGGTTGCAGATGATAAGAATGGCCTTATAATATCAACAGACCCGATATATGAGAGTTTTGAGGTTGGTGTTATCTACAAGGACAAGAAATCCATATCTGAAATTAAAAAACTCTTTGAGGAGGCATGGAATCTTTCAGATGAAATCAACCTGGAGGGAGTATAGTGAAAATTCAGTGGTTTGGACACTCGGCATTTGAGATAACCTCAGATGACACAAGAATACTCATAGACCCGTTCATAAGCAACAACCCTGTCTGCACTACCGCGGTTGAGGAATTTGACCCGGATATCATCTGCGTCACCCATGGTCATGCGGATCACCTAGGTGATGCCATGGAAATAGCCGACAGGTCAGGGGCCGTTTTAGTAGCAAACCATGAACTCTCGGTTTTCTTCGGAAGGCAGGGTCTTGAAAGTAACGGTATGAACATCGGCGGAACTGTTTCTGTTGATGGAATCACCATA from the Methanothermobacter sp. K4 genome contains:
- a CDS encoding class III signal peptide-containing protein; translated protein: MIEEEAQISAEMILIVGALLVIVIAVGSYIFNISGSIAGNISEVINTARDTTINKL
- a CDS encoding Flp family type IVb pilin → MKFLKDEAGQGAAEYILLFGGVIVIAIVALLIYRAYFSRTNLNAAQDINNVRENVQTGAGI
- a CDS encoding class III signal peptide-containing protein, whose amino-acid sequence is MIIVFDECGQGAAEYILLFGGVIVIAIATLLIYTEYIKTTNPLNVATDLNNVREGVNSG
- a CDS encoding Flp family type IVb pilin; this translates as MKFLKDEAGQGAAEYILLFGGVIVIAIVALLIYRAYFSRSNLNAAQDINNVRGNVQTGAGI